A DNA window from Rhodococcus sp. Z13 contains the following coding sequences:
- a CDS encoding tyrosine recombinase XerC, with translation MRGNGSDPLPAPLAVHLDDFADHLRLQENRSAHTVRAYVTDIRSLLVHLTTERSEARVTDLDLDLLRSWLSAMVAGGAARTTVARRTSSVRTFTAWLVRTGRLDSDPATRLASPRARRTLPAVLRDDQALEVMAAAEAGARELDPIALRDRAIVEILYATGIRVGELCAVDIDDVDADRRTLRVLGKGNKERTVPYGAPAADALDAWLRHGRPHLVRPSSGRALLLGKRGGRIDQRQVRSVVHEAVSAVPGTPDLAPHGLRHTAATHLLEGGADLRVVQEVLGHSSLSTTQLYTHVSVARLRAVHEQAHPRA, from the coding sequence ATGCGAGGCAACGGATCCGACCCGCTCCCGGCACCACTGGCGGTGCATCTCGACGACTTCGCCGACCATCTCCGCCTCCAGGAGAACCGGTCCGCTCACACCGTCCGCGCCTACGTCACCGACATCCGGTCCCTGCTGGTGCATCTGACCACGGAACGTTCCGAGGCGCGCGTCACCGACCTGGATCTCGACCTGCTGCGGTCCTGGCTCTCCGCGATGGTGGCGGGGGGAGCGGCCCGCACCACCGTCGCCCGCCGGACCTCCTCGGTCCGCACCTTCACGGCGTGGCTGGTGCGCACCGGACGACTCGACAGCGACCCCGCCACGCGGCTCGCCTCCCCGCGCGCCCGTCGGACCCTCCCCGCGGTGCTGCGCGACGATCAGGCCCTCGAGGTCATGGCGGCCGCCGAAGCCGGTGCCCGCGAACTCGATCCGATCGCGCTGCGCGACCGTGCCATCGTGGAGATCCTCTACGCCACCGGTATCCGGGTGGGGGAACTGTGCGCGGTCGACATCGACGACGTCGACGCGGACCGCCGGACCCTGCGCGTACTCGGCAAGGGGAACAAGGAACGGACCGTCCCCTACGGCGCTCCGGCGGCCGACGCCCTCGACGCGTGGCTGCGGCACGGGCGACCGCACCTCGTCCGGCCGTCCTCGGGCCGCGCCCTGCTCCTCGGCAAGCGCGGGGGCCGGATCGACCAGCGGCAGGTCCGGTCGGTGGTGCACGAGGCCGTCTCGGCCGTGCCCGGCACCCCCGATCTCGCCCCGCACGGTCTGCGGCACACCGCCGCGACCCACCTGCTCGAAGGGGGAGCGGACCTGCGCGTGGTCCAGGAGGTGCTCGGGCATTCGAGCCTGTCCACCACCCAGCTGTACACGCACGTGTCGGTGGCACGGCTGCGCGCCGTCCACGAACAGGCCCACCCGCGGGCCTGA
- the rpsB gene encoding 30S ribosomal protein S2, whose amino-acid sequence MAVVTMRQLLDSGAHFGHQTRRWNPKMKRFIFTDRNGIYIIDLQQTLTYIDKAYEFVKETVAHGGTVLFVGTKKQAQESIAEEATRVGMPYVNQRWLGGMLTNFSTVHKRLQRLKELESMEQTGGFEGRTKKEILMLTREKNKLERTLGGIRDMAKVPSAIWVVDTNKEHIAVGEARKLNIPVIAILDTNCDPDLVDYPIPGNDDAIRSAALLTKVIASAVAEGLQARAGKSGDAEAKPEGAEPLAEWEQELLAQATPAADAETPAADAAPEA is encoded by the coding sequence ATGGCTGTTGTGACCATGAGGCAGCTGCTCGACAGCGGCGCACACTTCGGACACCAGACCCGTCGCTGGAACCCGAAGATGAAGCGGTTCATCTTCACCGACCGCAACGGCATCTACATCATCGACCTGCAGCAGACGCTGACGTACATCGACAAGGCGTACGAGTTCGTCAAGGAGACCGTCGCCCACGGCGGCACCGTCCTGTTCGTCGGCACCAAGAAGCAGGCGCAGGAGTCCATCGCCGAAGAGGCGACCCGCGTGGGCATGCCCTACGTGAACCAGCGCTGGCTCGGCGGCATGCTGACCAACTTCTCGACCGTCCACAAGCGCCTGCAGCGCCTGAAGGAGCTCGAGTCGATGGAGCAGACCGGCGGCTTCGAGGGACGCACCAAGAAGGAAATCCTCATGCTCACGCGTGAGAAGAACAAGCTGGAGCGCACCCTCGGCGGCATCCGCGACATGGCGAAGGTTCCGTCGGCGATCTGGGTCGTCGACACCAACAAGGAGCACATCGCCGTCGGTGAGGCCCGCAAGCTGAACATCCCGGTCATCGCGATCCTCGACACCAACTGCGATCCCGACCTCGTCGACTACCCGATCCCGGGCAACGACGACGCGATCCGTTCCGCGGCGCTGCTGACCAAGGTCATCGCCTCCGCCGTCGCCGAGGGCCTGCAGGCCCGCGCCGGCAAGAGCGGCGACGCCGAGGCCAAGCCCGAGGGCGCCGAGCCTCTCGCCGAGTGGGAGCAGGAGCTGCTCGCGCAGGCCACCCCCGCAGCCGACGCCGAGACGCCCGCAGCGGACGCAGCCCCCGAGGCCTGA
- a CDS encoding M23 family metallopeptidase, giving the protein MSIDVSPRAASGFVVAVLLTLVVTAGAGPAGAARPFTWPLEPRPAVARGFDPPDHDWLPGHRGVDLATQPGRTVLAAGEGVVVFAGVVAGRPVVSVDHPGGLRTTYEPVEASVTAGRRVGRGEPIGTVVAGHEGCPTAACLHWGLRRGRDRYLDPLPLVQRPVIRLLPS; this is encoded by the coding sequence ATGAGCATCGACGTGTCCCCGCGCGCCGCATCCGGTTTCGTGGTCGCCGTGCTGCTGACGCTGGTCGTCACGGCCGGGGCCGGGCCCGCCGGCGCCGCGCGGCCGTTCACCTGGCCGCTCGAACCCCGGCCCGCGGTCGCGCGCGGGTTCGACCCACCCGATCACGACTGGCTGCCGGGGCATCGCGGTGTGGATCTCGCGACGCAGCCGGGCCGGACCGTGCTGGCCGCGGGTGAGGGCGTCGTCGTGTTCGCCGGGGTCGTGGCCGGCAGGCCGGTGGTGTCCGTCGACCATCCCGGCGGGCTGCGCACCACCTACGAACCCGTCGAGGCCTCGGTGACCGCGGGTCGCCGGGTGGGGCGCGGGGAGCCGATCGGCACGGTCGTCGCGGGGCACGAGGGCTGCCCGACGGCGGCGTGCCTGCACTGGGGACTGCGCCGCGGCCGCGACCGCTATCTCGATCCGCTGCCGCTGGTGCAGCGCCCGGTGATCCGGTTGCTGCCCTCGTGA
- a CDS encoding DUF6953 family protein, producing MSTTAADIATWMTDIITTERRVTQTDMVDAIEAKFGSDWIYVNDNGHPSIDRAVLREFRKAHRGAVKWNREARAWYVEDAPAAPAED from the coding sequence ATGAGCACCACCGCGGCGGACATCGCCACCTGGATGACCGACATCATCACCACCGAACGCAGGGTCACCCAGACCGACATGGTCGACGCCATCGAGGCCAAGTTCGGCTCCGACTGGATCTACGTGAACGACAACGGTCATCCGTCCATCGACCGGGCGGTGCTGCGGGAGTTCCGCAAGGCCCACCGCGGCGCGGTGAAGTGGAATCGCGAGGCCCGCGCCTGGTACGTCGAGGACGCCCCGGCCGCGCCCGCCGAGGACTGA
- a CDS encoding siderophore-interacting protein, whose translation MAPRNPARTTLTVLRTEAVSEHFVRVVFGGEGFDAFPARPETDSYVKLELPVGAETVVRTYTVRRVDPAAREIWIDFVVHGDEGVAGPWARSVQPGTRLTVRGPGAGYRPDPAADFHLFAGDETALPAIAVALEDLPDDASGAAFLEVAGPSDELDLKAPAGVTVTWVHRGVAAGDAGADRIDGNAPLVAAVKAMPWPGGDVQVFVHGEAEAVMKHLRPYLRKDRAVPATRASISGYWRRGRTEEGFRVWKQELATAEA comes from the coding sequence GTGGCACCGAGGAACCCTGCGAGGACGACGCTGACCGTGCTGCGCACCGAGGCCGTGTCCGAACATTTCGTGCGGGTCGTGTTCGGCGGCGAGGGATTCGACGCCTTCCCGGCGCGCCCGGAGACCGACAGCTACGTCAAGCTCGAACTGCCCGTGGGTGCGGAGACCGTGGTCCGCACCTACACGGTGCGCCGCGTCGACCCGGCGGCGCGGGAGATCTGGATCGACTTCGTCGTCCACGGGGACGAGGGTGTCGCCGGGCCGTGGGCGCGGTCCGTGCAGCCCGGAACCCGTCTCACGGTCCGAGGCCCCGGAGCGGGCTACCGGCCGGACCCCGCCGCCGACTTCCACCTGTTCGCGGGGGACGAGACGGCGCTCCCGGCCATCGCCGTGGCGCTCGAGGACCTGCCCGACGACGCCTCGGGCGCCGCGTTCCTGGAGGTCGCCGGTCCCTCCGACGAACTCGACCTGAAGGCTCCCGCGGGTGTCACGGTCACCTGGGTGCACCGCGGGGTCGCTGCCGGGGACGCCGGTGCCGACCGGATCGACGGCAACGCCCCGCTCGTCGCTGCGGTGAAAGCGATGCCGTGGCCGGGCGGCGACGTGCAGGTCTTCGTGCACGGCGAGGCCGAGGCGGTCATGAAGCACCTGCGCCCCTACCTGCGCAAGGACCGGGCGGTGCCGGCGACGCGGGCGTCGATCTCCGGCTACTGGCGCCGCGGCCGCACCGAGGAAGGCTTCCGCGTCTGGAAACAGGAACTCGCCACAGCGGAAGCGTGA
- a CDS encoding AAA family ATPase: MRRDDPTPALPAWLQEQPSSDTVPTGRRGFRRPPRDGEPTAPPAPEPPMTRPIASVPLGLDIPPRPSAVPDREPEAEPVSAPTHEAESPVAPTSEPSTEVSSEPDPAAEVEAPPVAEPRPAESTAAVPTPPAEPVRDETVRDETVPVETVPVETGSTPVRAPLPAHDDLAADVLVRRSRRASRNWRESVHRLTGGLFDTETARLDELTAHVRQPVSGDYRIAVLSLKGGVGKTTTTVGLGSTFASLRGDSVIAVDANPDFGTLAQRIPGGSASTVRDLLADAANIRRISDVRAHTAQAPSRLEVLASERDPAASEVFGEDDYRRIVDILQVFYDIVLTDCGTGIMHSVMRGVLDLAHTLVLVASPAVDAARSAAATLDWLQAHGYGDLVDRTVVVVSSARPGSANVDIDAITGHFLARCRAVQVLPFDEHLAEGGEIDLDRLRPATRTAFVELAAMVADDFPHASGRHAVR; the protein is encoded by the coding sequence ATGCGACGCGACGATCCGACTCCTGCGCTGCCCGCGTGGCTGCAGGAGCAGCCGAGCAGTGACACCGTGCCGACCGGGCGCCGCGGCTTCCGCCGCCCGCCCCGCGACGGCGAACCCACGGCCCCGCCGGCACCGGAGCCTCCGATGACCCGGCCGATCGCGTCCGTGCCGCTCGGGCTCGACATCCCTCCGCGGCCGTCCGCGGTGCCCGACCGAGAACCCGAGGCCGAGCCCGTATCCGCGCCCACGCACGAGGCCGAATCCCCGGTGGCACCGACGTCCGAGCCGTCTACCGAGGTTTCGTCCGAACCCGACCCGGCCGCCGAGGTGGAGGCACCCCCGGTCGCGGAACCGCGCCCCGCCGAGTCGACGGCCGCCGTGCCGACTCCGCCCGCCGAACCCGTGCGCGACGAGACCGTGCGCGACGAGACCGTGCCCGTCGAGACCGTGCCCGTCGAGACCGGATCCACCCCGGTCCGTGCCCCGCTGCCGGCCCACGACGACCTCGCCGCGGATGTACTCGTGCGCCGCTCGCGGCGCGCGTCCCGCAACTGGCGGGAGAGCGTGCACCGGCTCACCGGCGGGCTGTTCGACACCGAGACCGCGCGACTCGACGAACTCACCGCCCACGTCCGGCAACCCGTCTCCGGCGACTACCGCATCGCCGTGCTCTCGCTCAAGGGCGGGGTGGGGAAGACCACCACCACGGTCGGCCTGGGGTCGACCTTCGCGTCGCTGCGTGGCGACAGCGTCATCGCGGTCGACGCGAACCCGGACTTCGGCACCCTCGCGCAGCGCATCCCGGGTGGCAGCGCCTCGACGGTCCGCGACCTGCTCGCGGACGCGGCAAACATCCGGCGCATCTCCGACGTGCGCGCCCACACCGCGCAGGCACCGAGCCGGCTCGAAGTACTCGCGAGCGAACGCGACCCTGCGGCCTCGGAGGTCTTCGGTGAGGACGACTACCGCCGCATCGTCGACATCCTGCAGGTCTTCTACGACATCGTCCTCACCGACTGCGGCACCGGCATCATGCACTCGGTCATGCGCGGTGTGCTCGACCTCGCCCACACCCTCGTGCTCGTCGCGTCGCCCGCGGTGGACGCCGCCCGCAGCGCCGCCGCGACCCTCGACTGGCTCCAGGCCCACGGCTACGGCGACCTCGTCGACCGCACCGTCGTGGTCGTCTCCTCGGCCCGCCCCGGCTCGGCGAACGTCGACATCGACGCGATCACCGGACACTTCCTCGCGCGTTGCCGCGCCGTGCAGGTACTGCCCTTCGACGAGCACCTCGCCGAAGGCGGGGAGATCGACCTCGACCGGCTCCGCCCGGCGACCCGCACCGCCTTCGTCGAACTGGCGGCGATGGTCGCCGACGACTTCCCGCACGCGTCCGGCCGGCACGCCGTCCGGTAG
- the dprA gene encoding DNA-processing protein DprA, translating to MTDERRLAWAYLSTVAQGASRSLSALIDEHGVVEVAERIRAGTAKGEVAARLRSRAHLDTAATDLDRLARAGGRLVTPDDDEWPAWQFLSFDRLDTATDTEGAPLALWVWGGRRIDELAERAVGVVGTRAASGYGEHVTSEIVGDLAADGWTIMSGAAFGVDAAAHRAALGVGGTTVAVLACGVDRAYPAAHAQLLRRIAETGLVVSEYPPGTSPARYRFLSRNRLVAALSAGVVVVEAGWRSGARNTAAWARRLGRPVTAVPGPVTSAASQGCHRMIREGEARLVGTAREVVEECGPLLGSDDGRDGLFRRELDGLSEDMTLVYEALPGTDACDPAALAESAGLPIERVRAALPLLELDGFVVATDAGWRRA from the coding sequence ATGACGGACGAACGGCGCCTGGCGTGGGCGTACCTGTCGACGGTGGCACAGGGCGCGTCGCGGTCGTTGTCGGCGCTGATCGACGAGCACGGCGTCGTGGAGGTGGCCGAGCGGATCCGTGCCGGCACCGCGAAGGGGGAGGTGGCGGCGCGGTTGCGGTCTCGGGCTCACCTGGACACCGCGGCCACCGATCTGGACCGGCTCGCCCGCGCAGGCGGTCGTCTGGTGACCCCGGACGACGACGAATGGCCGGCCTGGCAGTTCCTGAGCTTCGACCGCCTCGACACCGCCACCGACACCGAGGGAGCACCGCTCGCCCTGTGGGTGTGGGGTGGCCGACGGATCGACGAGCTCGCCGAGCGGGCCGTGGGAGTCGTGGGCACCCGGGCGGCGAGCGGCTACGGCGAACACGTGACCTCGGAGATCGTCGGGGACCTCGCAGCCGACGGCTGGACGATCATGTCCGGCGCGGCCTTCGGCGTCGACGCCGCGGCCCACCGCGCCGCGCTCGGCGTGGGCGGCACGACCGTGGCGGTGCTCGCCTGCGGGGTCGACCGGGCCTATCCCGCCGCACACGCCCAGCTGCTGCGCCGCATCGCCGAGACCGGCCTCGTCGTCAGCGAGTACCCGCCGGGTACCTCGCCGGCCCGCTACCGCTTCCTGTCCCGCAACCGGCTCGTCGCGGCCCTGAGTGCAGGTGTGGTGGTCGTCGAGGCGGGCTGGCGCTCCGGTGCCCGGAACACGGCGGCGTGGGCGCGACGCCTCGGCCGTCCTGTGACGGCCGTGCCCGGTCCGGTCACCTCCGCCGCCTCGCAGGGATGCCACCGGATGATCCGCGAGGGGGAGGCGCGTCTGGTCGGGACCGCGCGGGAGGTGGTGGAGGAGTGCGGTCCGCTGCTCGGCAGCGACGACGGGCGCGACGGCCTGTTCCGGCGTGAGCTCGACGGATTGTCGGAGGACATGACGCTGGTCTACGAGGCGTTGCCGGGCACGGACGCGTGCGACCCGGCCGCCCTCGCGGAGTCGGCGGGCCTGCCGATCGAGCGGGTGCGCGCGGCGCTGCCGCTACTGGAGCTCGACGGGTTCGTCGTCGCCACCGACGCGGGGTGGAGACGTGCGTGA
- the tsf gene encoding translation elongation factor Ts, translating to MANYTAADVKRLRELTGSGMLDCKNALADNDGDFDKAVEQLRIKGAKDVGKRAERSTAEGLVVAKDGVLVELNSETDFVAKNDEFQALADKVVTAAAQVRTDDVEALKKAEIDGKTVEALVQELSAKIGEKLELRRVAAFDGQTAVYLHKRASDLPPAVGVLVEYTGEGDAAAEAARGAAMQIAALKAKYVTRDEVPEDIVANERRIAEETAKAEGKPEQALPKIVEGRVNSYFKDVVLLEQPSVTDSKKTVKAILDEAGATVTRFVRFEVGAS from the coding sequence ATGGCGAACTACACCGCCGCCGACGTCAAGCGTCTCCGTGAGCTCACCGGCTCCGGAATGCTGGACTGCAAGAACGCGCTCGCCGACAACGACGGCGACTTCGACAAGGCCGTCGAGCAGCTGCGCATCAAGGGCGCCAAGGACGTGGGCAAGCGTGCCGAGCGCTCCACTGCCGAGGGCCTGGTCGTGGCCAAGGACGGCGTGCTCGTCGAGCTGAACTCCGAGACCGACTTCGTCGCCAAGAACGACGAGTTCCAGGCTCTCGCCGACAAGGTCGTCACCGCTGCCGCTCAGGTCCGCACCGACGACGTCGAGGCCCTGAAGAAGGCCGAGATCGACGGCAAGACCGTCGAGGCGCTCGTCCAGGAGCTGTCCGCCAAGATCGGCGAGAAGCTCGAGCTGCGTCGCGTCGCCGCCTTCGACGGCCAGACCGCCGTCTACCTGCACAAGCGTGCTTCCGACCTGCCGCCGGCCGTCGGCGTGCTCGTCGAGTACACCGGTGAGGGCGACGCCGCTGCCGAGGCCGCCCGCGGTGCCGCGATGCAGATCGCCGCGCTCAAGGCCAAGTACGTCACCCGTGACGAGGTTCCCGAGGACATCGTCGCCAACGAGCGTCGTATCGCCGAGGAGACCGCCAAGGCCGAGGGCAAGCCGGAGCAGGCTCTGCCGAAGATCGTCGAAGGCCGCGTGAACAGCTACTTCAAGGACGTCGTGCTGCTCGAGCAGCCGTCGGTCACGGACTCGAAGAAGACCGTCAAGGCGATCCTCGACGAGGCCGGTGCCACCGTCACCCGCTTCGTGCGGTTCGAGGTCGGCGCCAGCTAG
- a CDS encoding ClC family H(+)/Cl(-) exchange transporter, with amino-acid sequence MDIENDQEPSVPGRELVTICLLASVAGVVIGGVGGAFRWCLNHVERWRLEMVEWAHTLPGPGWLVPVAITALGALLAASIVRWVPLAAGSGIQHVEAVDRHQADPPGFAVLPSKFVGALLGIGSGLVLGREGPIVHMGATVGAETARRTGNADQVRLLQTAVSGAGLAVAFNAPIGGALFVFEEVTRTFRFRVVVAVMFSVATGVACSRLIIGDAPDFAARPVATPSVALLPAFVVFGLLTGLVGAAYNRLVVGSLHLVDSFRSLSPVTKAAIIGGLVGLLSIVAPWAAGGGDALVQHVVGGGALALPVVAWYVLLRFVAGPLSYAAGTPGGLFAPLLALGALWGLLYAGVCEAIVPGIDSSLAIPMAIVGMATLFAATVRAPLTGVVLVVEMTAVTGVTVPMLAASICAVVVAHATGTPPVYDSLRERMLGASPGTR; translated from the coding sequence GTGGACATCGAGAACGATCAGGAACCGTCCGTTCCCGGCCGGGAACTCGTGACGATCTGCCTGCTCGCGAGCGTGGCCGGTGTGGTCATCGGCGGTGTGGGCGGGGCCTTCCGCTGGTGCCTGAACCACGTCGAGCGGTGGCGGCTGGAGATGGTGGAGTGGGCCCACACGCTGCCGGGCCCGGGTTGGCTCGTCCCCGTCGCGATCACCGCGCTCGGAGCTCTCCTCGCCGCGTCGATCGTCCGGTGGGTTCCTCTCGCGGCGGGCAGCGGCATCCAGCACGTGGAAGCCGTCGACCGCCACCAGGCCGATCCACCGGGATTCGCGGTCCTGCCGTCCAAGTTCGTCGGTGCCCTGCTCGGTATCGGCTCGGGTCTCGTCCTCGGCCGCGAGGGACCGATCGTGCACATGGGCGCCACGGTGGGAGCCGAGACCGCGCGTCGAACCGGGAACGCCGACCAGGTGCGTCTGCTGCAGACGGCGGTGTCCGGTGCGGGTCTGGCCGTGGCGTTCAACGCGCCGATCGGCGGAGCTCTGTTCGTCTTCGAGGAGGTCACCCGGACCTTCCGCTTCCGTGTCGTCGTGGCGGTGATGTTCTCGGTGGCCACCGGCGTGGCGTGTTCGCGGCTGATCATCGGCGACGCACCGGATTTCGCCGCCCGCCCCGTCGCCACGCCGTCCGTCGCGCTACTGCCTGCCTTCGTGGTGTTCGGTCTGCTCACCGGCCTGGTCGGTGCCGCCTACAACCGTCTGGTGGTGGGGTCGCTGCACCTGGTCGACTCGTTCCGTTCACTGTCCCCGGTGACGAAGGCGGCGATCATCGGCGGACTGGTCGGGTTGCTGTCGATCGTGGCGCCATGGGCGGCCGGGGGTGGTGATGCCCTCGTCCAGCACGTCGTCGGCGGCGGCGCGCTCGCCCTGCCGGTGGTGGCCTGGTACGTACTGCTGCGGTTCGTCGCCGGTCCGCTGTCCTACGCCGCGGGCACCCCGGGCGGCCTGTTCGCGCCGCTGCTCGCCCTCGGGGCGCTGTGGGGGTTGCTCTACGCCGGTGTCTGCGAGGCGATCGTCCCCGGCATCGACTCGTCGCTGGCGATACCGATGGCGATCGTGGGCATGGCCACCCTGTTCGCGGCGACGGTGCGGGCACCGCTCACCGGGGTGGTGCTGGTCGTGGAGATGACCGCCGTGACCGGGGTGACCGTGCCGATGCTCGCCGCGTCGATCTGCGCGGTCGTGGTGGCGCACGCGACCGGCACGCCGCCGGTCTACGACAGTCTCCGCGAACGCATGCTCGGCGCCTCCCCTGGCACCCGATAG
- a CDS encoding multidrug effflux MFS transporter, protein MLCALALLSAIAPLATDMYLPGLPVMAESLGSSTVGVQLTLTTFMAGLGLGQLLVGPLSDGWGRRRLILAGTAVLAVSSAVCALAPTVGVLIAARLVQGFSGGIGIVLARAVIADRAKSTTAAKLFSIMMIIGGVAPVVAPLLGGVLLGPIGWRGIFWVLTGLSVVMAVGTFLFVPETLPPEKRHGGGLKAMSSNFGYVLRQRRFVGYAAAMALGFGAMFSYISASPFVTQNVLGLSPGQFSMVFAVNSVGLVLANTLNTRLVDRFAVRSLLTFGMTTMFVAAALLLLTMLFVGYKTFLILPLLFVTVSMVGLSLGNATALAQEQVPKAAGTGSAVIGALQFGLAAAVSPLVGLGGESTGIPMGLSIAVCTGLALVLLLTLAREPAQRGSELRPAEPEPAD, encoded by the coding sequence ATGCTGTGCGCGCTGGCACTGCTGTCGGCGATCGCCCCTCTCGCGACGGACATGTACCTGCCGGGGTTGCCGGTCATGGCCGAGAGTCTCGGCAGCTCGACCGTCGGCGTCCAGCTCACACTCACGACGTTCATGGCCGGGCTCGGCCTCGGGCAGCTTCTCGTCGGTCCGCTCTCGGACGGATGGGGACGCCGCCGGCTGATCCTCGCCGGCACGGCCGTCCTGGCGGTGAGCAGCGCCGTCTGCGCGCTGGCCCCCACCGTGGGTGTGCTCATCGCCGCCCGGCTGGTCCAGGGATTCAGCGGTGGCATCGGAATCGTGCTCGCCCGCGCGGTGATCGCCGACCGGGCGAAGAGCACCACCGCCGCGAAGCTGTTCAGCATCATGATGATCATCGGCGGTGTCGCGCCGGTGGTCGCACCGCTGCTCGGCGGCGTGCTGCTCGGGCCGATCGGCTGGCGCGGCATCTTCTGGGTCCTCACCGGCCTGTCGGTGGTGATGGCCGTCGGCACCTTCCTGTTCGTTCCCGAGACACTTCCGCCGGAGAAGCGACACGGCGGTGGCCTGAAGGCCATGTCGAGCAACTTCGGCTATGTCCTCCGTCAGCGTCGATTCGTCGGCTACGCGGCTGCGATGGCCCTCGGCTTCGGCGCGATGTTCTCCTACATCTCCGCCTCGCCGTTCGTCACCCAGAACGTCCTGGGCCTGTCCCCCGGCCAGTTCTCGATGGTCTTCGCCGTCAACTCCGTGGGACTCGTCCTCGCCAACACTCTCAACACCCGGCTCGTGGACCGGTTCGCGGTGCGGTCGCTGCTGACGTTCGGCATGACGACGATGTTCGTGGCTGCCGCCCTGTTGCTTCTGACGATGCTCTTCGTCGGCTACAAGACCTTCCTGATACTGCCGCTGCTGTTCGTCACCGTCTCCATGGTGGGCCTCTCACTGGGCAATGCGACGGCACTCGCGCAGGAGCAGGTCCCGAAGGCCGCGGGAACCGGTTCCGCCGTGATCGGTGCGCTGCAGTTCGGCCTGGCCGCGGCGGTCTCCCCGCTGGTCGGCCTCGGCGGCGAGAGCACCGGCATCCCGATGGGCCTGTCGATCGCAGTCTGCACGGGGCTCGCGCTCGTCCTGCTGCTGACGTTGGCGCGCGAGCCTGCGCAGCGCGGGTCCGAACTCCGTCCCGCGGAACCGGAGCCGGCCGACTAG